One genomic segment of Cryptococcus neoformans var. neoformans JEC21 chromosome 8 sequence includes these proteins:
- a CDS encoding DEAD box family helicase, putative, which translates to MPTSRCAARLFSLTKVLCPHTASLTRPPIHPARPYATILASSQNLHQPPSDHAGPNNTTRNQNITLRSYQEAAISACLDALQSGSRRLGVSSPTGSGKTTIFLSLIPRVPFYASRGNDSHPRDGKGQTLIIVNSVELAEQTQKSAERLLGDEWTIEIEQSKRVASGLADVTIATYQTLNNPDRLSKFDPSKFKLVIVDEAHHSAAPSYLRLLHYFNEDVKIPKSPQAPSPHLHGFKVPIIGFSATFSRADQHSLHSAFEEIVFHRDMKDMLSEKHLAPAKLTIVKADLELDEVETSSGDFKNAALARKVNTTEINELIVRTYLHRASERRSTLVFCVDLEHVSALTQTFRSAGIDARSVSSKSKPEMRKATIAAFGKGEFPVLINCEVLTEGTDIPQIDCILLARPTQSRNLLVQMVGRGLRLSPESGKTDCHIIDLVDSVANANGLIVTPTLLGLSLDEMDVEDHGRESTEKAKPQDELETVPPIAPDYDITYLDQDDPFHVDVFAQPVIQKVSKNAWVSCGNGKYALELIGSGTIIATRNDPQLYSISYRPNLPHELTPLGKGRSPYGSVRVVGHAPDLERALQAGDKFAENKLGRGRCLALSRYAPWRQRLASENAVKHLLKRLGEDNDSLLNGQGKERVISLWGKKVSVGSLTAGEVSSWLCAMKNGAKSIRIARDKSEEKARAKAEAKAEKERQQQLRNLPLPPST; encoded by the exons ATGCCCACCTCGAGGTGTGCTGCCAGACTATTTTCACTCACCAAAGTACTCTGCCCTCACACTGCTTCTCTCACTCGTCCTCCCATACATCCAGCCAGGCCATATGCCACTATCCTTGCCTCATCGCAAAATCTCCATCAACCCCCCAGTGATCATGCCGGCCCCAACAATACAACTCGTAATCAGAATATAACACTTCGATCTTACCAGGAAGCAGCCATTTCCGCATGTCTTGATGCCCTCCAATCAGGATCACGCCGCCTAGGTGTTTCTTCCCCAACTGGTAGTGGCAAAACCACGATATTCTTGTCCCTTATCCCTCGAGTGCCGTTTTACGCTTCCCGTGGGAACGACAGTCATccaagagatggaaagggaCAAACTTTGATAATCGTTAATAGCGTTGAGCTGGCAGAACAGACTCAAAAGTCAGCAGAAAGATTACTAGGTGATGAGTGGACAATCGAGATAGAGCAATCGAAAAGAGTAGCCTCAGGGTTGGCGGATGT GACAATAGCGACATATCAAACTCTTAATAACCCTGATAGGCTATCCAAGTTTGATCCTTCAAAATTCAAGCTTGTCATCGTCGATGAAGCCCATCATTCCGCTGCCCCTTC TTATCTCCGGCTTCTCCACTACTTCAACGAAGATGTAAAGATTCCCAAATCACCTCAAGCACCTTCACCTCATCTACATGGTTTCAAAGTTCCCATCATCGGATTTTCAGCTACCTTTTCGCGTGCGGACCAGCATTCGCTCCATTCTGCTTTCGAGGAAATCGTTTTTCACAGGGATATGAAAGATATGCTGAGCGAAAAACATTTAGCTCCAGCTAAACTGACAATCGTCAAAGCAGACTTGGAACTGGACGAGGTGGAAACGTCAAGTGGAGATTTCAAGAACGCCGCATTGGCTCGAAAGGTGAATACAACAGAGATTAATGAGCTCATTGTAAGGACATACCTTCACCGTGCTT CTGAACGTCGCTCAACCTTGGTATTTTGTGTCGATCTCGAACACGTCAGTGCCCTCACCCAAACGTTCCGTAGCGCGGGCATAGATGCGCGTTCAGTATCTTCCAAATCGAAGCCTGAAATGAGAAAAGCGACCATAGCCGCTTTTGGAAAGGGCGAGTTCCCGGTACTGATCAACTGTGAGGTCTTGACTGAGGGTACAGATATTCCTCAG ATTGATTGTATCCTTCTTGCCAGACCTACACAAAGTAGGAATCTCCTCGTACAAATG GTCGGGAGAGGCCTTCGATTGAGTCCCGAGTCCGGCAAGACGGATTGTCACATCATAGACTTGGTAGATAGCGTGGCGAATGCTAACGGGCTCATTGTCACACCGACCTTACTCGGTCTTTCACTGGACGAGATGGATGTCGAAGATCACGGTCGCGAATCAACTGAGAAAGCAAAGCCTCAAG ATGAATTAGAAACAGTTCCTCCCATAGCTCCCGACTATGATATTACTTATCTGGACCAAGATGATCCATTCCATGTTGATGTATTTGCACAACCTGTCATTCAAAAGGTCTCCAAAAACGCTTGGGTTTCATGCGGTAACGGGAAATATGCTCTCGAACTCATTG GCAGCGGAACTATCATCGCAACTCGAAACGATCCGCAACTCTACTCCATCAGCTACCGTCCCAACTTACCTCACGAACTCACACCGTTAGGCAAAGGCAGATCACCATACGGCAGCGTGAGAGTAGTAGGGCATGCACCTGATTTGGAGAGGGCATTGCAGGCCGGGGACAAGTTTGCGGAGAATAAGTTGGGTAGGGGGAGGTGCTTAGC ATTGTCGAGATATGCTCCTTGGCGTCAGAGACTGGCAAGTGAAAACGCCGTCAAGCACCTATTGAAACGTCTAGGGGAGGACAATGATTCGCTTCTTAACGGtcaggggaaggagagagtgaTCAGTTTATGGGGCAAGAAAGTGTCTGTGGGAAGCTTAACGGCGGGAGAGGTATCTTCTTGGTTATGTGCCATGAAGAACGGTGCCAAG AGCATCAGGATAGCGAGAGATAAGTCGGAGGAGAAAGCGAGAGCAAAAGCCGAGGCTAAggctgagaaggaaagacagCAACAGCTGAGAAACTTGCCTCTCCCACCTTCAACATGA